In a single window of the Lynx canadensis isolate LIC74 chromosome E2, mLynCan4.pri.v2, whole genome shotgun sequence genome:
- the LOC115502841 gene encoding chymotrypsinogen B isoform X2: protein MAFLWLLSCFALVGAAFGQCGVPAIEPVLNGLSRIVNGEDAVPGSWPWQVSLQDKTGFHFCGGSLISEDWVVTAAHCGVRTSHVVVAGEFDQHANEENIQVLKIAKVFKNPKFNMLTVRNDITLLKLATPARFSETVSPVCLPAATDEFPPGLLCATTGWGKTKHNANKTPDKLQQAALPLLSNADCKKFWGSKITDVMICAGASGVSSCMGDSGGPLVCQKDGAWTLVGIVSWGSGTCSTSVPAVYARVTELMPWVQEILAAN from the exons AGTGTGGGGTCCCCGCCATCGAACCCGTGCTGAATGGCCTGTCCAGGATCGTCAATGGCGAGGACGCTGTCCCGGGCTCCTGGCCCTGGCAGGTGTCCCTGCAG GATAAAACCGGCTTCCACTTCTGCGGGGGCTCCCTCATCAGCGAGGACTGGGTGGTCACTGCTGCCCACTGTGGTGTCAG GACATCCCACGTGGTCGTGGCTGGGGAGTTTGACCAGCACGCAAATGAGGAGAACATCCAGGTCCTGAAGATCGCCAAG GTTTTCAAGAACCCCAAGTTCAACATGCTGACCGTCCGTAACGACATCACCCTGCTGAAGCTGGCCACGCCTGCCCGCTTCTCCGAGACCGTGTCCCCTGTGTGCCTGCCCGCGGCTACGGATGAGTTCCCCCCTGGTTTGCTGTGCGCTACCACGGGCTGGGGGAAGACCAAGCACAATG CCAACAAGACCCCCGACAAGCTGCAGCaggcggccctgcccctcctgtccaACGCCGACTGCAAGAAGTTCTGGGGCAGCAAGATCACGGACGTGATGATCTGCGCCGGGGCCAGCGGCGTCTCGTCCTGCATG GGCGACTCTGGCGGCCCCCTGGTCTGCCAGAAGGacggagcctggaccctggtgGGCATCGTGTCCTGGGGCAGCGGCACCTGCTCCACCTCCGTCCCCGCCGTGTACGCCCGCGTCACCGAGCTCATGCCTTGGGTTCAGGAAATTCTTGCCGCCAACTGA